A window of Campylobacter magnus genomic DNA:
GAACTAATGCTAATCGCTTGTAACGGAATAGCAAGCTTTGAGGCTCTAAGTGAGCTTAAAAAAGCTGGTATTTTTAGCTATAATCACAATCTTGAAACTAGTCAAGAGTTTTTTCCTAAAATATGTTCTACTCACACTTGGGAAGCTAGGTTTGAGACAAATCTAAATGCTAAGCGCGCTGGTCTTATGCTGTGCTGTGGTGGTATTTATGGGCTTGGCGAGAGCGAGAATGATAGAAAGAGTTTTCGCCGTAGCCTTGGCGAGCTGGAGCCCTTTACTAGCCCTATAAACTTCTTTATCTCAAATCCTGCCTTGCCGATAAATCCGCCTCGTCTAAGTGCTGATGAGGCTCTAAAAATCATCCGTGAAAGCAGCAGCGAACTGCCTAATGTGCGATTTATGGTAGCAGGTGGCAGAGAGCATATACTTGGTTCTCGCCAGTATGAAGTGCTAGAAAATGGTGCGTCTGCTATCGTAATAGGTGATTATCTAACCACAGCTGGTGAGGTGCCTAGCAAGGCAATTGCTGAGCTTAAAGCCCTTGGCTTTGAGTTTTTAGATAAATGCGAGCATTAAAGGCTTTTTAAAATAATAGTAGGAATTCTGGAATTCCTAAATCTAGAATTCTTATACAAAGTAGGAATTCTAGAATTCCATATAGAGATTCTCCAGTCATCCTGTCTTGCGTGTTTTCTTTTTTATAGAGATTGTCCGGAGGGGTCGGACAATGACACAAGGTTTGTCATCCCCCGACCTGATCGAGGGATTACATCACAAATAATCTAGAATTCCATATAGAGATCCACCAAAAGAAATTCTAGAATTCTTTGGCTAAATCTAGAATTCCTAGAGGCTTTTGCGTTTATAGGAATTCTAGAATTTCATATA
This region includes:
- a CDS encoding biotin synthase, with amino-acid sequence MNKIMLCAICNVSSGGCSEDCAYCTQSAKWGADIKKYRQKSIADILNEAKIAKNNHALGFCLVTAGEGLDDKKLDFICEAAHTISREVPELMLIACNGIASFEALSELKKAGIFSYNHNLETSQEFFPKICSTHTWEARFETNLNAKRAGLMLCCGGIYGLGESENDRKSFRRSLGELEPFTSPINFFISNPALPINPPRLSADEALKIIRESSSELPNVRFMVAGGREHILGSRQYEVLENGASAIVIGDYLTTAGEVPSKAIAELKALGFEFLDKCEH